From one Dermacentor variabilis isolate Ectoservices chromosome 3, ASM5094787v1, whole genome shotgun sequence genomic stretch:
- the LOC142574804 gene encoding iris-like translates to MIPEYSLQLPSSSTHVSLTHATSTRSPSWPLNERRQQEGKFSGSREGSRPSRKSFSRRNAIAELSNAILQFGVNLYRALRSGSATAASDTLPVHDHLENVLLSPYLIASMMQSMAAGARGETAAQIFRLFQCPEVAGVDGPDIGDQVVRYFTYRDKRILPDGRRNYYQQAGFTTQYDCWLHRDRRVALKEDFEARHLRRLCEDSAPSSSQSGGAGSGSDRRRHKRPRCGRLLRSQSHDFVNDSVHQRWKIEAELKDTVSLLGKGTTFEALPRGSVDEHTSLVLVSAVAVKGRWRRRFHPVQVNEGIFYEPSSDGATGGVQQTASWEPRAVIMMHRTGNFRMADSAELEATALELPYKSGARYLVVFLPQRQDGLDTLEARMTAANLAQCLRQMKRRMDVDLTLPKFHVRAATDLAAALSSMGADLLFDSGAADLSGMCASEGAFVSVARHAAAFRTSWKGRVSRSPALMPSMQHEKFTVNRPFLFLVLSRRPNAVLLLGSVRNVRPHFSPEHLPSA, encoded by the exons GCCTTCAAGAAAGAGCTTCTCCCGGCGCAACGCCATCGCTGAGCTGAGCAACGCCATCCTGCAGTTCGGCGTGAACCTGTACCGCGCGCTGCGATCTGGTTCCGCTACGGCGGCGAGCGACACGCTGCCGGTTCATGACCATCTAGAAAACGTGCTCTTGTCGCCGTACCTGATCGCCAGCATGATGCAGTCCATGGCAGCAGGCGCACGTGGTGAAACGGCCGCGCAGATTTTCCGCCTCTTCCAATGTCCCGAAGTGGCAGGCGTCGATGGACCAGACATAGGAGACCAG GTGGTGCGGTACTTCACGTACCGAGACAAGCGCATCCTGCCGGACGGCCGTCGGAACTACTACCAGCAGGCCGGCTTCACGACCCAATACGACTGCTGGTTGCACAGGGACCGCCGGGTGGCACTGAAAGAAGACTTCGAGGCGCGACACCTGAGGCGGCTGTGTGAAGACTCGGCGCCGTCCTCGTCCCAGAGCGGCGGTGCTGGAAGCGGCTCCGACAGACGTCGCCACAAACGCCCACGCTGTGGTCGTCTTCTTCGCAGCCAGAGCCACGACTTCGTGAACGACTCGGTCCACCAGCGTTGGAAGATCGAGGCTGAGCTGAAGGACACTGTGTCACTTCTGGGAAAAGGTACTACCTTCGAGGCACTTCCGCGTGGCTCAGTGGACGAGCACACGTCTCTCGTGCTGGTCAGCGCCGTCGCGGTCAAGGGCCGTTGGCGACGCCGCTTCCACCCAGTCCAGGTGAACGAGGGGATCTTCTACGAGCCTTCTTCGGATGGAGCAACGGGAGGAGTGCAGCAGACGGCCAGCTGGGAGCCACGCGCGGTCATCATGATGCACCGGACAGGAAACTTCCGCATGGCCGATAGCGCTGAGCTCGAGGCTACGGCTCTTGAGCTTCCTTACAAGTCCGGCGCACGGTACCTTGTCGTTTTTCTACCGCAAAGGCAAGACGGCCTCGACACGCTCGAGGCTCGGATGACCGCCGCCAACCTGGCGCAGTGTCTCCGCCAGATGAAGCGGCGCATGGATGTCGACCTGACGCTGCCCAAGTTCCACGTGCGCGCAGCGACCGACTTGGCGGCGGCGCTGTCGTCGATGGGCGCAGATTTGCTTTTCGACAGCGGCGCTGCCGACCTTTCCGGCATGTGCGCATCCGAGGGCGCGTTTGTGTCCGTCGCCAGGCACGCGGCCGCTTTCCGCACCAGCTGGAAAGGACGCGTGAGCCGCTCCCCCGCGCTGATGCCgtcgatgcagcacgagaaatTCACTGTTAACAGGCCGTTCCTGTTCCTGGTGCTGAGTCGGAGACCCAACGCCGTGCTTTTACTGGGCTCCGTGAGGAACGTCAGACCTCACTTCAGCCCGGAGCATCTCCCGTCGGCCTAA